A window of Microbacterium luteolum contains these coding sequences:
- a CDS encoding TadA family conjugal transfer-associated ATPase, translated as MADSFVIQPRGGTRSALAAANVPEQRRLDPAFGPLAEHCTDDAVTDVFVNGADGLFVDRGNGTEPVPTWRASEREVRDLAVALVGLGGRHLDDQAPCVDVRLDSGIRVHAVLAPVSTSGTALSIRIPRVRAADLDALAALGSFDARQQSWLLGLVAERANVLITGGTGTGKTTLLSALLSEVSAAERIVTIEDVAELRPRHPHHVALEARQANLEGAGGISLARLVRESLRMRPDRLVVGECRGEEVRELLTALNTGHDGGAGTLHASGLRDVPARLEALGALAGMDATALARQAVSAFTIVLHLERAPDGTRRIAQAGRLALSGDRLDIEEVRPW; from the coding sequence ATGGCCGATTCCTTCGTCATCCAGCCCCGAGGCGGAACGCGCTCAGCGCTCGCTGCGGCGAACGTCCCCGAGCAGCGGCGTCTGGATCCCGCCTTCGGACCGCTCGCCGAGCACTGCACCGACGATGCGGTGACGGATGTGTTCGTGAACGGCGCCGACGGACTGTTCGTCGATCGGGGGAACGGGACGGAGCCCGTACCCACCTGGAGGGCGTCCGAGCGCGAAGTCCGCGATCTGGCGGTGGCGCTCGTCGGACTCGGCGGCCGGCACCTCGACGATCAGGCGCCGTGCGTCGATGTGCGCCTCGACTCCGGCATCCGCGTCCACGCCGTCCTGGCGCCGGTGTCGACGTCGGGCACGGCCCTGTCCATCCGCATCCCTCGCGTGCGCGCCGCCGACCTCGACGCGCTCGCGGCGCTCGGATCGTTCGATGCTCGCCAGCAGAGCTGGCTCCTGGGACTGGTCGCCGAGCGGGCCAACGTTCTCATCACGGGAGGAACGGGCACGGGGAAGACGACCTTGCTCTCGGCGCTCCTGTCCGAGGTCTCCGCCGCCGAGCGCATCGTGACGATCGAAGACGTCGCCGAGCTCCGTCCGCGTCACCCTCATCACGTCGCCCTCGAGGCGCGCCAGGCCAACCTCGAGGGAGCGGGCGGGATCAGCCTCGCCCGGCTGGTGCGCGAGTCGCTGCGCATGCGGCCCGATCGACTCGTGGTGGGGGAGTGCCGCGGCGAAGAGGTGAGGGAGCTGCTCACCGCGCTCAACACCGGACACGACGGCGGCGCGGGCACCCTGCACGCGAGCGGACTGCGCGACGTGCCGGCACGTCTCGAGGCGCTCGGTGCTCTCGCCGGGATGGACGCCACAGCTCTCGCCCGGCAGGCCGTCAGTGCCTTCACGATCGTGCTGCACCTCGAGCGGGCACCCGACGGCACCCGGCGCATCGCCCAAGCAGGGCGGCTCGCTCTCAGCGGGGACCGGCTCGACATCGAAGAGGTCCGGCCGTGGTGA
- a CDS encoding metallophosphoesterase: protein MPVASGRSAHPALIALGAVGAAGVAAAVWGIGIERYLFTLREETAPALAPGSAPIRVLHISDAHMAPWQHRKQDWLASLAQLKPDLVVNTGDNLGHRDGLEGIRRSFDPFAGIPGVFVHGSNDVVGPSPRNPLRYFLGPSKKQQEPETLDTEAMDRYFTEELGWTDLDNAAARLTVAGNTVDFFGVNDAHRDWDRLDLLPAAISDLGAPDAGITKLGVTHAPYQRILNGFTSLGADAIFGGHTHGGQVCLPGYGALVANCDIPLKQAKGLSTWSHGARSVPLNVSAGCGHSIYAPVRFACRPEATLLTLTPRA from the coding sequence GTGCCAGTAGCCTCCGGCCGCTCCGCACACCCGGCCCTCATCGCGCTCGGCGCGGTGGGGGCCGCGGGTGTCGCGGCGGCGGTGTGGGGCATCGGCATCGAGCGCTACCTCTTCACGCTTCGCGAGGAGACGGCCCCGGCCCTCGCACCCGGCTCGGCGCCGATCCGCGTCCTGCACATCTCGGACGCGCACATGGCCCCCTGGCAGCATCGCAAGCAGGACTGGCTGGCATCCCTCGCGCAGCTGAAGCCCGACCTCGTTGTCAACACCGGCGACAATCTGGGTCATCGCGACGGGCTCGAAGGCATCCGCCGTTCGTTCGATCCGTTCGCCGGCATCCCCGGTGTGTTCGTGCACGGCTCGAACGATGTCGTCGGGCCGTCTCCACGCAACCCGCTGCGCTACTTCCTCGGCCCGTCGAAGAAGCAGCAGGAGCCCGAGACCCTCGACACCGAGGCGATGGACCGGTACTTCACCGAGGAGCTCGGCTGGACCGATCTCGACAACGCGGCCGCGCGGCTGACCGTCGCCGGCAACACGGTCGACTTCTTCGGCGTGAACGACGCGCACCGCGACTGGGATCGGCTCGATCTGCTCCCCGCCGCGATCAGCGACCTCGGAGCACCGGATGCCGGCATCACGAAGCTCGGCGTCACGCATGCCCCCTACCAGCGCATCCTCAACGGATTCACGAGCCTCGGCGCTGACGCGATCTTCGGCGGTCACACGCACGGCGGTCAGGTCTGCCTCCCCGGCTACGGGGCCCTGGTGGCGAACTGCGACATCCCGCTGAAGCAGGCCAAGGGACTCAGCACCTGGTCGCACGGTGCCCGCTCCGTGCCCCTGAACGTCAGCGCCGGGTGCGGTCACTCCATCTACGCGCCGGTCCGTTTCGCCTGCCGTCCGGAGGCGACGCTGCTCACTCTGACCCCTCGGGCCTGA
- a CDS encoding RidA family protein produces MSVSARLAELGIDLPAVAAPVAAYVPAVVHGGLVYTSGQLPFIDGALPAIGKVGSQVTAEDAKAYARTCALNALAAAADAAGGVDHIAGVLRLGGFVASAAAFTGQPGVINGASEVLGEIFGDAGRHARAAVGVAELPLGSPVEVEVTFILA; encoded by the coding sequence ATGAGCGTTTCCGCGCGCCTCGCCGAGCTCGGCATCGACCTGCCTGCCGTCGCCGCCCCGGTGGCCGCGTACGTGCCGGCCGTGGTGCACGGCGGTCTCGTCTACACGTCGGGGCAGCTGCCGTTCATCGACGGCGCCCTCCCCGCGATCGGCAAGGTCGGCTCCCAGGTCACCGCCGAGGATGCGAAGGCCTACGCCCGCACGTGCGCGCTGAACGCGCTCGCCGCGGCAGCGGATGCCGCCGGAGGCGTCGACCACATTGCCGGCGTGCTGCGACTCGGCGGATTCGTGGCATCCGCTGCGGCGTTCACCGGTCAGCCCGGCGTCATCAACGGCGCGAGCGAAGTGCTCGGCGAGATCTTCGGTGATGCCGGGCGCCACGCCCGCGCGGCCGTGGGTGTGGCCGAGCTCCCGCTCGGCAGCCCCGTCGAGGTCGAGGTCACCTTCATCCTCGCCTGA
- a CDS encoding HAD-IIB family hydrolase, translating into MTAPALVAFDLDDTLAPSKGLIDQRIADLLQALLRSVDVAIISGGNEAQFRTQVIARLGDADAADLARLHLLPTCGTRYLRHDGSDFTPVYAHDLSNAEKTAALTALREEAERLGLWEPEPWGEILEDRGSQITFSALGQRAPREAKHAWDPTGAKRSLLRDAVSARLPGLEVRSGGSTSIDITQAGIDKAFGMQRLAEHTGIPLSAMLFYGDRLDEGGNDYPVLAIGVPSVAVDGWEDTADRLDALLPTL; encoded by the coding sequence ATGACCGCTCCCGCACTCGTCGCCTTCGACCTCGACGACACGCTCGCCCCCTCCAAGGGCCTGATCGACCAGCGCATCGCCGACCTCCTGCAGGCGCTGCTGCGCTCGGTCGACGTCGCGATCATCTCCGGCGGCAACGAGGCGCAGTTCCGCACGCAGGTGATCGCCCGGCTGGGCGATGCGGATGCCGCCGACCTCGCCCGCCTGCACCTGCTGCCGACGTGCGGCACGCGCTACCTGCGGCACGACGGCTCGGACTTCACGCCGGTGTATGCGCACGATCTCAGCAACGCGGAGAAGACCGCCGCGCTGACCGCGCTCCGCGAGGAGGCCGAGCGCCTGGGCCTGTGGGAGCCCGAGCCCTGGGGCGAGATCCTCGAGGACCGCGGATCGCAGATCACCTTCTCGGCCCTCGGCCAGCGCGCGCCGCGCGAGGCGAAGCACGCGTGGGACCCGACGGGCGCCAAGCGCTCGCTCCTGCGCGACGCCGTCAGCGCACGGCTTCCCGGACTCGAGGTGCGCTCCGGCGGGTCGACCTCGATCGACATCACGCAGGCCGGCATCGACAAGGCGTTCGGGATGCAGCGGCTCGCCGAGCACACCGGCATCCCCCTCTCCGCCATGCTCTTCTACGGCGACCGTCTCGACGAAGGCGGGAACGACTACCCGGTGCTCGCGATCGGTGTGCCCTCCGTCGCGGTCGACGGCTGGGAGGACACCGCCGACAGGCTCGACGCGCTGCTCCCGACGCTCTGA
- a CDS encoding type II secretion system F family protein produces MRFGRSAVVEPDGADAATSVQTLAVLLQAGAVPLVAWRHLAETGDRHAASVVDRVASGTPLLAAIEAEGGAWADLAAAWEIATTVGAPLAEVLRMIAETLRDAASAADDVRIALAEPAGTARLLLWMPFAGLLLGFALGFDTLGVILGNPLGGACVVAGLLLVVAARQWTRRLLKKARPAPGTPGMRAELVAVALAGGASIDRALRLVAESAVSGAGEEERVRTVLDLSRAAGVPAGELLRAAAAQDRHSARVQGRLRAAKLSTRLLIPLGVCTLPAFLLLGVAPLLLSVLASTPLPL; encoded by the coding sequence ATGCGGTTCGGCCGGTCGGCCGTGGTCGAACCCGACGGGGCGGATGCGGCGACCTCGGTGCAGACCCTCGCCGTGCTGCTCCAAGCGGGCGCCGTGCCGCTCGTCGCCTGGCGACACCTCGCCGAGACCGGCGATCGGCATGCCGCATCCGTCGTGGACCGCGTCGCCTCCGGAACGCCGCTGCTCGCCGCGATCGAGGCCGAGGGCGGAGCGTGGGCCGATCTGGCTGCCGCGTGGGAGATCGCGACGACCGTCGGTGCGCCACTGGCCGAAGTGCTGCGGATGATCGCCGAGACGCTTCGCGACGCGGCCTCCGCGGCCGACGATGTGCGGATCGCGCTCGCGGAGCCCGCGGGAACGGCGCGCCTGCTGCTGTGGATGCCGTTCGCCGGACTGCTCCTGGGCTTCGCCCTCGGCTTCGACACGCTGGGCGTGATCCTCGGCAATCCGCTCGGCGGTGCGTGCGTGGTGGCCGGTCTGCTCCTGGTGGTCGCCGCACGTCAGTGGACGCGGAGGCTGCTGAAGAAGGCGCGCCCCGCGCCGGGCACCCCCGGCATGAGGGCGGAGCTGGTCGCCGTCGCGCTCGCCGGCGGCGCCTCCATCGACCGGGCGCTGCGGCTCGTCGCGGAGAGCGCCGTCTCCGGCGCCGGAGAGGAGGAGCGCGTGAGGACCGTGCTGGATCTCTCCCGCGCAGCAGGTGTGCCGGCGGGTGAACTGCTCCGAGCGGCCGCGGCCCAGGACCGGCACTCCGCCCGGGTGCAGGGCCGCCTGCGCGCGGCGAAGCTCTCCACGCGCCTGCTCATCCCGCTCGGCGTCTGCACGCTGCCGGCCTTCCTCCTGCTGGGCGTGGCTCCGCTGCTGCTCAGCGTGCTCGCCTCGACGCCGCTGCCCTTGTGA
- the acs gene encoding acetate--CoA ligase, whose protein sequence is MSSQIDHLLDETRKFPPSEEFVAQSVSSPELYERASADREAFWGEQSRDLLHWHKPFTQVLDWTNPPFAKWFDDGELNVAYNCLDRHVEEGNGDRIALHWEGEPGDSRSISYAELTDEVKRTANVLAGFGVGQGDRVAIYLPMIPEAIAAMLAVARLGAIHSVVFGGFSADSLRARIDDAGAKVVITADGGYRKGKVSALKPAVDQALGDRGEGEQQTVEHVLVVKRGGNDVDWVEGRDVWWHDAVPAASAEHAAEAFPAENPLFILYTSGTTGKPKGILHTSGGYLTQAAYSHKYVFDLHPETDVYWCTADIGWVTGHSYVAYGPLANGATQVLYEGTPDAPHPGRWWEIIEKYKVSIFYTAPTAIRSFMKIGRSIPAKFDLSSLRLLGSVGEPINPEAWMWYREVIGANKAPIVDTWWQTETGAIMVSALPGVTATKPGSAQVPLPGISIDVVDEKGVEVGNGSGGLLVVTEPWPSMLRGIWGDPERFRETYWEKFEDQGYYFAGDGARLDEDGDLWLLGRVDDVMNVSGHRLSTAEIESSLVAHEATAEAAVVGASDETTGQAVVAFVIIKESYLAGHDPAGLAQLLRLWVGEQIGAIARPRDVYIVGELPKTRSGKIMRRLLRDVAEGREVGDTTTLADTAVMSIISAQVK, encoded by the coding sequence ATGAGCAGCCAGATCGACCACCTTCTCGACGAGACCAGGAAGTTCCCGCCGTCGGAGGAATTCGTCGCCCAGTCCGTGTCGTCGCCCGAGCTCTACGAGCGCGCGTCTGCTGACCGCGAGGCATTCTGGGGCGAGCAGTCCCGCGATCTCCTGCACTGGCACAAGCCGTTCACGCAGGTGCTCGACTGGACGAATCCGCCGTTCGCGAAGTGGTTCGACGACGGCGAGCTGAACGTCGCGTACAACTGCCTCGACCGCCACGTCGAGGAGGGCAACGGCGACCGGATCGCGCTGCACTGGGAAGGCGAGCCCGGCGACAGCCGCAGCATCTCCTACGCCGAGCTCACCGATGAGGTCAAGCGCACGGCGAACGTGCTCGCCGGCTTCGGCGTCGGCCAGGGCGACCGGGTCGCCATCTACCTGCCGATGATTCCCGAGGCCATCGCGGCGATGCTCGCTGTCGCGCGGCTCGGCGCCATCCACTCCGTGGTCTTCGGCGGCTTCAGCGCCGACAGCCTGCGTGCGCGCATCGACGACGCCGGCGCCAAGGTCGTCATCACGGCAGACGGGGGCTACCGCAAGGGCAAGGTCTCCGCACTCAAGCCTGCCGTCGATCAGGCTCTCGGCGACCGCGGCGAAGGCGAGCAGCAGACGGTCGAGCACGTGCTCGTCGTGAAGCGCGGCGGCAACGACGTCGATTGGGTGGAGGGCCGCGACGTCTGGTGGCACGACGCCGTGCCCGCGGCATCCGCCGAGCACGCCGCCGAGGCCTTCCCCGCCGAGAATCCGCTCTTCATCCTCTACACCTCCGGCACCACCGGGAAGCCGAAGGGCATCCTGCACACGTCCGGCGGCTACCTCACCCAGGCCGCGTACTCGCACAAGTACGTGTTCGATCTGCACCCGGAGACGGACGTGTACTGGTGCACCGCCGACATCGGCTGGGTGACCGGGCACTCGTACGTCGCTTACGGTCCGCTCGCCAACGGCGCCACGCAGGTGCTGTACGAGGGCACACCGGATGCTCCGCACCCCGGCCGCTGGTGGGAGATCATCGAGAAGTACAAGGTCTCGATCTTCTACACCGCACCGACGGCGATCCGCTCGTTCATGAAGATCGGCCGCAGCATCCCGGCGAAGTTCGATCTCTCGTCCCTGCGCCTGCTCGGCTCGGTGGGCGAACCCATCAACCCCGAGGCGTGGATGTGGTACCGCGAGGTCATCGGCGCGAACAAGGCGCCGATCGTCGACACCTGGTGGCAGACCGAGACGGGCGCGATCATGGTCTCGGCCCTCCCCGGGGTCACCGCCACCAAGCCCGGCTCCGCGCAGGTGCCGCTGCCCGGCATCTCGATCGACGTGGTCGACGAGAAGGGCGTCGAGGTCGGCAACGGCAGCGGCGGACTGCTCGTCGTCACCGAGCCGTGGCCCAGCATGCTGCGCGGTATCTGGGGCGACCCCGAGCGCTTCCGCGAGACGTACTGGGAGAAGTTCGAGGACCAGGGCTACTACTTCGCCGGTGACGGCGCACGGCTCGACGAGGACGGCGATCTCTGGCTCCTCGGACGCGTCGACGATGTGATGAACGTGTCCGGCCACCGGCTCTCGACCGCCGAGATCGAATCCTCTCTCGTGGCGCACGAGGCCACGGCCGAGGCGGCGGTCGTCGGCGCCTCGGATGAGACCACGGGCCAGGCGGTGGTCGCCTTCGTGATCATCAAGGAGAGCTACCTCGCCGGCCACGACCCCGCAGGACTCGCGCAGTTGCTGCGCCTCTGGGTCGGCGAGCAGATCGGCGCGATCGCTCGTCCTCGCGACGTGTACATCGTCGGCGAGCTGCCGAAGACGCGCTCGGGAAAGATCATGCGCCGCCTGCTGCGCGATGTCGCGGAAGGCCGGGAGGTCGGCGACACCACGACGCTGGCCGACACCGCCGTCATGAGCATCATCTCGGCGCAGGTCAAGTAG
- a CDS encoding TadE family type IV pilus minor pilin yields MAAELALALPAVLLALLLGAGALGAASLQVALQDAVADAARLLGRGEGADAAEGVVGRAVPGAAVSSSGSGDLVCVTASIDVSLGAVVRLPLRASSCALDGGR; encoded by the coding sequence GTGGCGGCCGAGCTCGCGCTCGCGCTCCCGGCCGTCCTCCTCGCCCTCCTCCTGGGCGCCGGCGCCCTCGGCGCGGCCTCCCTGCAGGTCGCCCTGCAGGATGCGGTGGCGGATGCCGCCCGGCTCCTCGGCCGCGGTGAGGGGGCGGATGCCGCGGAAGGGGTGGTCGGGCGCGCTGTTCCGGGGGCAGCGGTCTCGTCCTCCGGATCCGGCGACCTCGTCTGCGTCACCGCATCGATCGACGTGTCGCTCGGCGCCGTCGTCCGTCTGCCGCTGCGAGCATCGAGCTGCGCGCTCGACGGAGGCCGCTGA
- a CDS encoding VanZ family protein, translating to MGSLLPPPRRYTRAWALVLGIPFLAGLAVLTLTPSRVEDSMPNLLDLVLSVVHRLGWTALDFTRLEVLANILVFLPVGVLAFLLLPRRVWLLSLLVGPLVSLSIEAAQRVALPHRAATVTDVIANSSGATAGVAFAVLCTLAFAVRRAPQPSPTLEAS from the coding sequence ATGGGCTCTCTGCTCCCGCCGCCGCGCCGTTACACCCGCGCCTGGGCGCTCGTCCTCGGCATCCCCTTCCTCGCCGGCCTCGCCGTACTGACGTTGACGCCGTCGCGCGTCGAGGACTCGATGCCGAACCTGCTGGACCTCGTGCTCTCCGTGGTCCACCGGCTCGGCTGGACCGCACTCGACTTCACCCGTCTCGAGGTCCTCGCCAACATCCTGGTGTTCCTCCCCGTCGGGGTGCTCGCCTTCCTCCTTCTCCCCCGGCGCGTGTGGCTGCTGTCGCTGCTGGTCGGGCCGCTGGTGTCCCTCTCCATCGAGGCCGCGCAGCGCGTCGCCCTGCCCCACCGCGCCGCGACGGTGACCGACGTGATCGCCAATTCATCAGGCGCCACGGCGGGAGTGGCCTTCGCCGTGCTCTGCACGCTCGCCTTCGCCGTGCGCCGAGCTCCGCAGCCATCTCCTACGCTGGAGGCATCATGA
- a CDS encoding DUF1295 domain-containing protein, whose translation MDALLIVIIVAAIASLACWLLSLITRDTSWVDRAWSIVPVVYVWIFVAGAFAAGDGSVRVVLMGVLATAWGARLTFNFARKGGYSGMEDYRWAILRRRMRPWQFQVFNALFIIGYQMTLLVLITLPASIAAQNPSALTGWDAVFVIAFVGFLVGETVADQQQWRFHQRKKDAGGALAPGFATGGLFRYSRHPNFFFEQAQWWAFYAVGATAAMAGGAGILGGALNPTIVGPALLTVLFIGSTIFTESITASKYPAYAEYRRTTSMLVPWPPRARAAVTQA comes from the coding sequence ATGGATGCCCTGCTGATCGTCATCATCGTGGCCGCGATCGCCAGCCTCGCCTGTTGGCTGCTCTCACTGATCACCCGGGACACCTCGTGGGTGGATCGCGCCTGGTCGATCGTGCCGGTCGTCTACGTGTGGATCTTCGTCGCCGGCGCCTTCGCCGCGGGTGACGGGTCGGTGCGCGTGGTGCTGATGGGCGTCCTCGCCACCGCGTGGGGAGCACGCCTGACGTTCAACTTCGCTCGCAAGGGCGGCTACTCCGGCATGGAGGACTACCGGTGGGCGATCCTGCGCCGGCGGATGAGGCCCTGGCAGTTCCAGGTGTTCAATGCGCTGTTCATCATCGGCTACCAGATGACCCTGCTGGTGCTCATCACACTGCCCGCCTCCATCGCTGCGCAGAATCCCTCGGCACTCACCGGATGGGATGCGGTCTTCGTGATCGCCTTCGTCGGCTTCCTCGTGGGTGAGACGGTGGCCGATCAGCAGCAGTGGCGGTTCCATCAGCGCAAGAAGGATGCGGGAGGCGCGCTCGCCCCCGGCTTCGCGACCGGCGGGCTCTTCCGTTACAGCCGCCACCCCAACTTCTTCTTCGAGCAGGCGCAGTGGTGGGCGTTCTACGCCGTCGGCGCGACCGCCGCGATGGCCGGGGGCGCCGGCATCCTCGGCGGAGCGCTGAACCCGACGATCGTCGGGCCCGCGCTGCTGACCGTCCTCTTCATCGGCTCGACGATCTTCACCGAGTCGATCACGGCGAGCAAGTACCCCGCCTATGCGGAATACCGGCGCACCACGTCGATGCTCGTCCCCTGGCCGCCGCGCGCGCGGGCCGCAGTGACGCAGGCCTGA
- a CDS encoding transglycosylase domain-containing protein — protein MRGVLGGLVGLVGLSAVAGLLVTASVTPVLAMTGVAGTQALTLFDQLPENLNPGTPMEQSTIYATAPDGTPVELASFYEQNRVPVTYDQVAPALYDAILSSEDKNFYSHGGVNVGATVKALVDNVRGTSSRGASTISQQFVKNVLIQQCEQEVDTTSETYSEELQQCWLDATNAVGSKGIERKLQEMRYAIQIEKDVSKNDILLGYLNIANFGGTVYGIESAANYYFSTTAANLTVAQAATLAGIVQNPNTFRIDQPEGTSTNDDGAAVNGAEDGYSLTKDRRHYVLGRMLTDGKITQAQYDEADASAIEPLLNPPTQGCASAGRSAYFCQYVKSIIETDPSFGETLQERRDLLRRGGLKIFTTLDFRIQEPAAQTMADIVPTSYGAYFGAAGTSIEVGTGRILSMTQNTLFSETIEDSPDYTSLVFAGDKKNGDSVGFPVGSTYKLFTLIDWLEKGHSVNERVDGSLQTNMKFTAAACGGGTMTANTREIGNFNSAAGYTGTVMDFTKNSLNSGFFAMASKLDLCDINKVADRMGVTVATGEKTTESNVPFDVLGSKNISPLAMANAYATVASGGTLCTPRAIDRVIGADGKDRELPASSCTAGVISPEVAATAAYALQGVMNSGGTGSRANPGDGTPLIGKTGTHNEYGTMMIESSTKVATAVWVGRSQGQDNIYREWYGDWQLNDLRYPLAEVAQAAANAAYGGDDFPQPDRNLTKVVLTDVPSVVGMTVDAAKATLEGAGFQFSQGGEVDSNLAAGLVAAQDPNGQAPAGATITVATSNGSGTTVPANLVGMSKAQAQAALIAAGFTKISFDASCNPPTATVTGSDPAPGAAASKAAQVGVTCQ, from the coding sequence GTGAGAGGTGTGCTCGGCGGTCTCGTCGGGCTCGTCGGCCTGAGCGCCGTCGCCGGTCTCCTGGTCACTGCGAGCGTCACTCCGGTCCTCGCGATGACCGGTGTCGCCGGCACCCAGGCACTGACTCTTTTCGACCAGCTCCCCGAGAACCTCAACCCGGGTACTCCGATGGAGCAGTCGACCATCTACGCCACGGCACCTGACGGCACCCCGGTCGAGCTCGCCTCCTTCTACGAGCAGAACCGCGTTCCGGTGACCTATGACCAGGTCGCCCCGGCGCTGTACGACGCGATCCTCTCGAGTGAGGACAAGAACTTCTACAGCCATGGCGGCGTGAACGTCGGCGCCACGGTGAAGGCTCTGGTCGACAACGTGCGCGGCACCTCCAGCCGCGGCGCTTCGACGATCAGCCAGCAGTTCGTCAAGAACGTGCTGATCCAGCAGTGCGAGCAGGAAGTCGACACGACCTCCGAGACGTACTCGGAAGAGCTCCAGCAGTGCTGGCTCGATGCGACGAACGCGGTCGGCAGCAAGGGCATCGAGCGCAAGCTGCAGGAGATGCGCTACGCGATCCAGATCGAGAAGGACGTCTCGAAGAACGACATCCTGCTCGGCTACCTGAACATCGCCAACTTCGGCGGCACGGTCTACGGCATCGAGTCCGCCGCCAACTACTACTTCTCCACGACCGCCGCGAACCTCACTGTCGCGCAGGCCGCGACGCTGGCCGGCATCGTGCAGAACCCGAACACCTTCCGCATCGACCAGCCGGAGGGCACGTCGACGAACGACGACGGCGCCGCGGTGAACGGTGCGGAAGACGGGTACTCGCTGACCAAGGATCGGCGCCACTACGTGCTCGGCCGCATGCTCACCGACGGCAAGATCACGCAGGCGCAGTACGACGAGGCGGATGCCTCTGCCATCGAGCCGCTGCTCAACCCGCCGACGCAGGGTTGCGCGTCCGCCGGCCGCAGTGCGTACTTCTGCCAGTACGTGAAGTCGATCATCGAGACGGACCCTTCCTTCGGAGAAACCCTGCAGGAGCGTCGTGATCTGCTTCGCCGCGGCGGCCTGAAGATCTTCACCACGCTGGACTTCCGCATCCAGGAGCCGGCGGCCCAGACGATGGCCGACATCGTCCCGACGAGCTACGGCGCGTACTTCGGTGCCGCGGGCACGTCGATCGAGGTCGGCACCGGCCGCATCCTCTCGATGACGCAGAACACCCTGTTCAGCGAGACGATCGAAGACAGTCCGGATTACACCTCGCTCGTGTTCGCCGGTGACAAGAAGAACGGTGACTCGGTCGGTTTCCCCGTCGGGTCGACCTACAAGCTCTTCACCCTGATCGACTGGCTCGAGAAGGGGCACTCCGTCAACGAGCGGGTCGACGGCAGCCTGCAGACGAACATGAAGTTCACCGCCGCGGCCTGCGGCGGCGGCACCATGACCGCCAACACCCGGGAGATCGGAAACTTCAACAGCGCGGCGGGATACACCGGCACCGTCATGGACTTCACCAAGAACTCGCTGAACAGCGGGTTCTTCGCGATGGCCTCCAAGCTCGACCTCTGCGACATCAACAAGGTGGCTGATCGCATGGGCGTCACCGTCGCGACGGGTGAGAAGACCACCGAGAGCAACGTCCCCTTCGACGTCCTCGGCTCGAAGAACATCTCCCCGCTGGCCATGGCGAACGCCTACGCGACGGTCGCGAGCGGTGGCACCCTGTGCACCCCCCGCGCGATCGATCGCGTCATCGGCGCCGACGGCAAGGACCGCGAGCTCCCGGCATCGTCCTGCACCGCCGGTGTCATCAGTCCCGAGGTCGCGGCGACCGCCGCATACGCGCTCCAGGGCGTCATGAACTCGGGGGGCACGGGAAGCCGGGCCAACCCGGGCGACGGCACACCGCTGATCGGCAAGACAGGCACGCACAACGAGTACGGCACGATGATGATCGAGTCCAGCACCAAGGTCGCGACCGCCGTCTGGGTCGGCCGTTCGCAGGGGCAGGACAACATCTACCGCGAGTGGTACGGCGATTGGCAGCTCAACGATCTGCGCTACCCGCTGGCCGAGGTGGCGCAGGCCGCCGCGAACGCGGCCTACGGCGGCGACGACTTCCCGCAGCCCGACCGCAACCTCACCAAGGTCGTCCTGACCGACGTGCCGAGCGTGGTCGGCATGACCGTGGACGCCGCGAAGGCCACACTCGAGGGCGCAGGCTTCCAGTTCTCGCAAGGTGGAGAGGTCGACAGCAACCTCGCCGCCGGTCTCGTGGCAGCTCAGGATCCGAACGGCCAGGCTCCGGCCGGCGCGACCATCACGGTCGCCACCAGCAACGGTTCCGGCACGACCGTGCCCGCGAACCTGGTGGGGATGTCGAAGGCGCAGGCGCAGGCCGCTCTGATCGCGGCAGGCTTCACGAAGATCAGCTTCGACGCGTCGTGCAATCCTCCGACGGCCACCGTGACCGGATCGGATCCCGCCCCGGGCGCCGCGGCCAGCAAGGCCGCCCAGGTCGGCGTGACGTGCCAGTAG
- a CDS encoding DUF4244 domain-containing protein, translated as MNTIPTLDRRRAANLFGDDTGAATAEYAITTMAAVAFAGLLVVIMRSDEVRGILTDLVRRALTVS; from the coding sequence ATGAACACCATTCCCACGCTGGATCGTCGTCGCGCGGCGAACCTCTTCGGCGACGACACCGGAGCAGCGACCGCCGAGTACGCGATCACGACCATGGCCGCCGTGGCCTTCGCGGGACTGCTCGTCGTGATCATGAGGTCGGACGAGGTGCGCGGCATCCTCACCGACCTCGTCCGTCGAGCGCTGACAGTGTCGTGA